One stretch of Jiangella gansuensis DSM 44835 DNA includes these proteins:
- a CDS encoding TIGR03960 family B12-binding radical SAM protein yields the protein MPVESLFERLEPLLARVAKPIQYVGGELGATVKPWDDAQVRWALMYPDAYEVGLPNQGVQILYELLNEQDGVLAERTYAVWPDLERLMREHGIGQFTVDAHRPVGAFDLLGVSFATELGYTNLLTALDLAGMPLIAAERSLDHPVVIAGGHAAFNPEPVADFLDAAVLGDGEEVVLAITEVVREWKAEGRPGGRDGLLLRLAASGGVYVPKFYDVEYRPDGTIARVVPNRPGVPATVRKHTVMDLDKWPYPRNPLVPLAETVHERYSVEIFRGCTRGCRFCQAGMITRPVRERSIETIGNMVEDGLKNSGFTEVGLLSLSSADHSEIGEVAAGLADRYEGTNTSLSLPSTRVDAFNVTLANELSRNGRRSGLTFAPEGGTERMRKVINKMVSEDDLIRTVSTAYGSGWRQVKLYFMCGLPTETDEDVLAIADLAKRVIKAGREASGRGDIRCTVSIGGFVPKPHTPFQWAAQADHEVVDARLRKLREVVKSDRSYGKAIGLRYHEGKPSMVEGLLSRGDRRVGRVIKAVWEAGGRFDGWGEHFSYQRWVDCTERALAGEPVDLAWYTTRERDRDEVLPWDHLDSGLDRDWLWDDWQDALDEVEIDDCRWTPCFDCGVCPQMGTEIQTGPTGRTLLPLTVV from the coding sequence ATGCCCGTCGAGTCGCTGTTCGAACGCCTCGAGCCACTGCTGGCTCGGGTGGCCAAGCCCATCCAGTACGTCGGCGGTGAGCTGGGCGCGACGGTCAAGCCGTGGGACGACGCCCAGGTGCGCTGGGCGCTGATGTATCCCGACGCCTACGAGGTCGGACTGCCCAACCAGGGCGTGCAGATCTTGTACGAGCTGCTCAACGAGCAGGACGGCGTGCTGGCCGAACGCACCTACGCGGTCTGGCCCGACCTCGAGCGGCTCATGCGCGAGCACGGCATCGGCCAGTTCACCGTCGACGCCCACCGTCCGGTCGGCGCGTTCGACCTGCTGGGCGTCTCGTTCGCCACCGAGCTGGGCTACACGAACCTGCTCACGGCCCTCGACCTCGCCGGGATGCCACTCATCGCGGCCGAGCGCTCGCTGGACCACCCGGTCGTCATCGCCGGCGGCCACGCCGCGTTCAATCCGGAACCGGTGGCCGACTTCCTCGACGCCGCCGTCCTCGGCGACGGTGAGGAGGTCGTTCTCGCCATCACCGAGGTCGTGCGCGAGTGGAAGGCCGAGGGCCGGCCCGGCGGCCGCGACGGCCTGCTGCTGCGGCTGGCCGCCAGTGGCGGGGTCTACGTGCCCAAGTTCTACGACGTCGAGTACCGGCCCGACGGCACCATCGCCCGGGTCGTGCCCAACCGTCCGGGCGTGCCGGCCACGGTGCGCAAGCACACGGTCATGGACCTCGACAAGTGGCCGTACCCACGCAACCCGCTGGTGCCGCTGGCCGAGACCGTCCACGAGCGCTACAGCGTCGAGATCTTCCGCGGCTGCACACGTGGTTGCCGGTTCTGCCAAGCCGGCATGATCACCCGGCCGGTGCGGGAGCGTTCCATCGAGACCATCGGCAACATGGTCGAGGACGGCCTGAAGAACTCCGGTTTCACCGAGGTGGGGCTGCTGTCGCTTTCGAGTGCCGATCATTCGGAGATCGGCGAGGTCGCGGCCGGCCTGGCCGATCGGTACGAGGGCACCAACACGTCGCTGTCGCTGCCGTCCACGCGGGTCGACGCGTTCAACGTCACGCTGGCCAACGAACTGTCCCGCAACGGCCGCCGGTCCGGGCTGACGTTCGCGCCGGAGGGCGGCACCGAGCGGATGCGCAAGGTCATCAACAAGATGGTCAGCGAGGACGACCTCATCCGCACCGTCAGCACGGCCTACGGCAGCGGCTGGCGGCAGGTGAAGCTGTACTTCATGTGCGGGCTGCCCACCGAGACCGACGAGGACGTGCTGGCCATCGCCGACCTCGCGAAGCGGGTCATCAAGGCCGGCCGCGAGGCGTCGGGCCGCGGCGACATCCGCTGCACGGTCTCCATAGGAGGGTTCGTGCCGAAGCCGCACACGCCGTTCCAGTGGGCCGCGCAGGCCGATCACGAGGTCGTCGACGCCCGGCTGCGCAAGCTGCGCGAGGTGGTCAAGTCCGACCGGTCCTACGGCAAGGCGATCGGCCTGCGCTACCACGAGGGCAAGCCGAGCATGGTCGAGGGCCTGCTGTCCCGCGGCGACCGCCGGGTGGGCCGGGTCATCAAGGCGGTGTGGGAGGCCGGCGGCCGCTTCGACGGCTGGGGCGAGCACTTCTCCTATCAGCGCTGGGTCGACTGCACGGAGCGTGCGCTGGCCGGCGAGCCGGTCGACCTCGCCTGGTACACCACCCGTGAGCGTGACCGCGACGAGGTGCTGCCGTGGGACCACCTCGACTCCGGCCTGGACCGCGACTGGCTCTGGGACGACTGGCAGGACGCCCTGGACGAGGTCGAGATCGACGACTGCCGCTGGACCCCGTGCTTCGACTGCGGCGTCTGTCCGCAGATGGGCACCGAGATCCAGACCGGCCCGACCGGCCGCACGCTGCTGCCGCTCACCGTCGTCTGA
- a CDS encoding MBL fold metallo-hydrolase, which produces MLRHLTGPVWLWPADPDPDNVQAAVGVVAGETGSIVVDAGHSPALARQVRAAMAVAGLPPAARVVLTHHHWDHTWGAAAWEAPVVAHRLCAELMAAESREPWSHAYLRARVAENPLLEPSFRARGRAVDDFADLSFVAPATTFDHRLTVAAGGAEVELEHVGGGHTPDSTVVRVSSAGVLFLGDCYYPPAYHLRRPGDGPDLELAASLVSDDVEWYVESHDVPRRRAEVLAALRG; this is translated from the coding sequence ATGCTGCGCCACCTGACCGGGCCGGTCTGGCTCTGGCCGGCCGACCCGGACCCCGACAACGTCCAGGCCGCCGTCGGCGTCGTCGCCGGCGAGACCGGCAGCATCGTCGTCGACGCCGGCCACAGCCCGGCGCTCGCACGACAGGTGCGCGCGGCGATGGCCGTGGCCGGGCTGCCGCCGGCCGCCCGGGTGGTCCTCACCCACCATCACTGGGACCACACGTGGGGCGCCGCAGCGTGGGAGGCGCCGGTGGTGGCGCACCGGCTGTGCGCCGAGCTGATGGCCGCCGAGTCGCGGGAGCCGTGGAGCCACGCGTACCTCCGCGCACGGGTCGCCGAGAATCCGCTGCTCGAACCCAGCTTCCGGGCGCGGGGACGGGCCGTCGACGACTTCGCGGACCTGTCGTTCGTGGCGCCGGCGACGACGTTCGACCACCGGCTCACCGTCGCCGCCGGCGGCGCGGAGGTCGAACTGGAGCATGTCGGCGGCGGCCACACCCCGGACTCGACGGTGGTGCGGGTGTCGTCGGCGGGCGTGCTGTTCCTGGGCGACTGCTACTACCCGCCCGCCTACCACCTGCGCCGGCCTGGCGACGGGCCAGACCTGGAGCTGGCCGCGTCGCTGGTCAGCGACGACGTCGAGTGGTACGTCGAGAGCCACGACGTGCCCAGGCGCCGGGCCGAAGTGCTGGCCGCCCTGCGTGGGTGA
- a CDS encoding PhzF family phenazine biosynthesis protein, with the protein MRILVVDAFTDRPFGGNPAGVCLLDRQVTDAWMQSVAAEMRHSETAFVEPVEGDEAARATPAVDYRLRWFTPATEVDLCGHATLATAHVLFERGEAGPIRFSTRSGVLTVRRDDGGEVGMDFPALPPDEVPVPDGLAAALGAPPVRAGRSRFDLLVELADEATVRNLAPDPAAMAAVDARGFIVTARADVGAPYDFVSRFFAPREGIPEDPVTGSAHCVLAPYWAAALGTRDGATLTGAQLSERGGTVRATVRGDRVELAGRARTVLEGLLAV; encoded by the coding sequence GTGCGGATCCTCGTCGTCGACGCTTTCACCGATCGACCCTTCGGCGGCAACCCGGCCGGAGTGTGCCTCCTGGATCGTCAGGTCACCGACGCATGGATGCAGTCGGTCGCCGCGGAGATGAGGCACTCCGAGACCGCGTTCGTCGAGCCGGTCGAGGGTGACGAGGCCGCCCGCGCCACCCCTGCGGTCGACTACCGGTTGCGCTGGTTCACCCCCGCCACCGAGGTGGATCTGTGCGGCCACGCCACCCTGGCCACGGCGCACGTGCTGTTCGAGCGGGGCGAGGCCGGCCCGATCCGGTTCAGCACGCGCAGCGGAGTCCTGACGGTGCGCCGCGATGACGGCGGCGAGGTCGGCATGGACTTCCCGGCGCTGCCGCCGGACGAGGTGCCGGTGCCGGACGGGCTCGCGGCCGCGCTCGGGGCACCGCCGGTCCGGGCCGGCCGGAGCCGTTTCGACCTGCTGGTGGAACTGGCCGACGAAGCCACCGTCCGGAACCTCGCGCCTGACCCGGCCGCGATGGCCGCCGTCGATGCCCGGGGCTTCATCGTCACCGCCCGGGCCGATGTCGGTGCACCCTACGACTTCGTGTCGCGCTTCTTCGCTCCCCGCGAAGGCATCCCGGAGGATCCCGTCACCGGTTCGGCGCACTGCGTGCTGGCGCCCTACTGGGCCGCGGCGCTGGGTACGCGGGACGGCGCGACGCTGACCGGCGCCCAGCTGTCCGAGCGCGGCGGCACAGTGCGGGCGACGGTCCGCGGCGACCGGGTGGAACTGGCCGGCCGGGCGCGCACCGTCCTGGAGGGTCTGCTCGCGGTGTGA
- a CDS encoding FAD-binding oxidoreductase gives MTGLRDDAMGGELRSLLTGDVLTRETAGYDDARRVFNAMIDRHPALIVQCEDRTDVAVSVAFARDHGLEVAVRGGGHSVAGLALTDGLVIDLRRMNDVSVDPVARTATVGGGAIMADLDRACTAHGLATTGGRVSTTGVGGFVLGGGTGWLDRLFGLACDNLLEAEVVTAGGEVVRAAPDSHPDLFWALHGGGGNFGVVTSMVLRLHPLPASTFGLLLWQPERGPELVRAFRDLIENGPDELGGGVIFLTGPAGEDFVPAALVGQLALAIVLVYAGTETELRRVAGPLFDAAPAGQYVAELPYDELQSAMDDPPGYRNYWSAEHLHALPDEAADAFCAGAADMLVPSASQHVLFSMGGAIARGPADHPVPWRRASWVVHPFGLWTDAADDERGIRWTRAVRAAVRPWSTGDVYLNFIGDEGRERVVSGFGADGYARLAAVKARYDPANMFHRNHNVRPA, from the coding sequence ATGACGGGTCTTCGTGACGACGCGATGGGGGGCGAGCTGCGCTCGCTGCTGACCGGCGACGTCCTCACCCGGGAAACTGCCGGGTACGACGACGCGCGCCGGGTGTTCAACGCCATGATCGACCGCCACCCGGCGCTGATCGTCCAGTGCGAGGACCGCACCGATGTGGCGGTGTCGGTCGCGTTCGCGCGAGACCACGGACTCGAGGTGGCGGTGCGCGGCGGCGGCCACAGCGTCGCCGGGCTGGCCCTGACCGACGGGCTGGTGATCGACCTGCGCCGGATGAACGACGTCTCCGTCGACCCGGTGGCCCGCACGGCCACCGTCGGCGGCGGCGCCATCATGGCCGACCTGGACCGGGCCTGCACGGCGCACGGCTTGGCAACCACCGGCGGACGGGTCTCGACCACTGGTGTCGGCGGCTTCGTACTCGGCGGCGGCACGGGTTGGCTGGACCGCCTGTTCGGACTGGCCTGCGACAACCTGCTCGAAGCCGAGGTGGTGACCGCCGGCGGCGAGGTCGTGCGGGCCGCACCAGACAGCCATCCCGACCTGTTCTGGGCGCTGCACGGCGGTGGCGGCAACTTCGGGGTGGTCACATCGATGGTGTTGCGCCTGCATCCGCTGCCGGCGTCGACGTTCGGCCTGCTGCTGTGGCAACCGGAACGGGGTCCCGAACTGGTCCGCGCCTTCCGGGACCTCATCGAGAACGGGCCGGACGAGCTCGGCGGCGGCGTCATCTTCCTGACCGGCCCGGCGGGCGAGGATTTCGTCCCCGCGGCGCTGGTCGGCCAGTTGGCGCTGGCGATTGTGCTCGTCTACGCCGGGACCGAGACGGAGCTTCGACGGGTGGCCGGCCCACTGTTCGACGCCGCTCCGGCCGGCCAGTACGTGGCCGAGCTGCCGTACGACGAGCTTCAGTCGGCGATGGACGACCCGCCCGGATACCGCAACTACTGGTCGGCCGAGCACCTCCACGCGCTGCCGGACGAGGCGGCCGACGCCTTCTGCGCCGGTGCCGCGGACATGCTGGTGCCGTCGGCGTCACAACACGTGTTGTTCTCGATGGGCGGCGCGATCGCGCGGGGACCGGCCGACCACCCTGTCCCCTGGCGCCGAGCGTCGTGGGTCGTGCACCCGTTCGGGCTGTGGACCGATGCCGCCGACGACGAACGCGGAATCCGCTGGACCCGCGCCGTGCGCGCCGCCGTCCGCCCCTGGAGCACCGGCGACGTATACCTGAACTTCATCGGCGACGAGGGACGCGAGCGAGTGGTGTCCGGGTTCGGCGCTGACGGCTACGCGCGGCTGGCCGCCGTCAAGGCCAGGTACGACCCGGCGAACATGTTCCACCGCAATCACAACGTGCGGCCGGCCTGA
- a CDS encoding TIGR03936 family radical SAM-associated protein — MQKLRVRFAKRGRLRFTSHRDFQRAFERALRRADVPMAYSHGFTPHPKVSYAGATPTGAASEAEYLELSLTRVCDPGDIRAALDRALPPGLDIVEVVEAGAGALADRLQASRWRIELPGADGAEVAAAVETFLAADSVEVERLTKNGVRRLDPRQAVLSASVDSADDPVTVRLVVQHQSPTVRPEEVLAGLRSVAGFVPPAPPRSVRLGQGIWDGDDDTLRDPLAADRRG; from the coding sequence GTGCAGAAGCTGCGGGTCCGTTTCGCCAAGCGCGGCCGGCTGCGCTTCACCAGCCATCGCGACTTCCAGCGGGCGTTCGAGCGTGCGCTGCGCCGCGCCGACGTCCCGATGGCCTACTCGCACGGCTTCACCCCGCACCCGAAGGTGTCCTACGCGGGTGCGACGCCCACCGGGGCGGCCAGCGAGGCGGAGTACCTGGAACTGTCCCTGACCCGTGTGTGCGACCCGGGCGACATCCGCGCCGCGCTGGACCGGGCGCTGCCGCCGGGACTGGACATCGTCGAGGTGGTGGAGGCCGGCGCCGGTGCGCTGGCCGACAGGCTCCAGGCCTCGAGGTGGCGGATCGAGCTGCCGGGCGCCGACGGCGCCGAGGTCGCCGCCGCGGTCGAGACGTTCCTGGCCGCCGACTCCGTCGAGGTCGAGCGGCTGACGAAGAACGGTGTGCGCCGGTTGGACCCGCGGCAGGCGGTGTTGTCGGCGTCGGTGGACTCCGCGGACGACCCGGTGACGGTGCGGCTGGTGGTCCAGCACCAGTCGCCGACGGTCCGGCCGGAGGAAGTGCTGGCCGGGCTGCGGTCCGTGGCCGGGTTCGTGCCGCCCGCTCCGCCCCGGTCGGTTCGTCTGGGCCAAGGGATCTGGGACGGCGACGACGACACACTGCGTGACCCGCTTGCTGCCGACCGGCGCGGCTGA
- a CDS encoding Rne/Rng family ribonuclease — translation MQEDNTGSSGDIGSSENAPAGTDTPQPRRRRAASRAAGPPVGADTLDGTDTASTGPDASSATGPDGSGEAADAPAPAKRPARKTAAKKTTAKKTAKKPAARKSAAATAQAEISEVDETAAATPPAVETATEPAVEQPTGDAAAAAEPAEKPAEKPAKAPRKRASRSRKAAQSASDQLSVDATASGPDAEVGTATSAGTDPAADVPAEQSAAFAPTGDESAFVEERASAGVLFQPPSFDATPLFAAPDPEAAQPVKPRRSRRTAVAEAEPEVEEKQPDEAESPAAESDEPDDDTDGDGDGDATRRRRRRRGGRGRRRKSDDGPDSGDDAESDSDESQDSDDDSGSEDAQDSDDGDESGTRRRRRRRRRRSEDGEDTRPDDPPNTVVRVRETRELDDEVTSVKGSTRLEAKKQRRREGREAGRRRPPILSEAEFLARREAVDRVMAVRQSGDLTQIAVLEDSVLVEHYVSQASQQSLIGNVYLGRVQNVLPAMEAAFIDIGRGRNAVLYAGEVDWTGPGRNDGPKRIEDVLKSGQPVLVQVTKDPIGHKGARLTSQVSLPGRYVVYVPGGSMNGISRKLPDTERTRLKKILKQVVPEDAGVIVRTAAEGASEEELTNDVARLKAEWEALQKKSAGGNAPQLLHGEPDLAIKVVRDLFNEDFTKLVVSGDRVWDTIDEYVTSVAGSLRDRVEKWTGPDDVFAAYRIDEQIAKAMDRKVWLPSGGSLVIDRTEAMTVVDVNTGKFTGSGGNLEETVTKNNLEAAEEIVRQLRLRDIGGIIVIDFIDMVLEANRDLVLRRLVECLGRDRTKHQVAEVTSLGLVQMTRKRIGTGLLEAFSEPCPHCKGRGLLVHTHPVESGSGGGSNGSSGSDDTRGGRSERRGRRRKNEQPPVEKPAEPLTPKLEALASPGEASPADLMPVAANGTSDEGDERAAATPPPPPPPPQPAETLATGPGAVEAAATGQAPAGQTAAGQGAADDAPASERQPEKKPRRRSSRRSSGPAAEAAPAEPLTPSAGESAAPARSTESPGSGAAEIATDGAGAATTVGTASVSSGAASEPVSSDSEPARPRRTRRRAQRPAGSPDEPVSVP, via the coding sequence ATGCAGGAAGACAACACCGGCTCGTCCGGCGATATCGGCTCTAGCGAGAACGCTCCGGCCGGTACCGACACCCCTCAGCCGCGTCGGCGGCGTGCGGCCAGTCGGGCAGCCGGCCCGCCGGTAGGCGCCGACACGCTCGACGGCACCGATACCGCGTCGACCGGCCCCGACGCGTCCAGCGCGACCGGCCCCGACGGGTCCGGCGAGGCCGCCGACGCGCCCGCGCCCGCGAAGCGCCCGGCACGCAAGACGGCGGCCAAGAAGACCACCGCGAAGAAGACTGCCAAGAAGCCGGCGGCTCGCAAGAGCGCCGCGGCGACAGCCCAGGCCGAGATCTCCGAGGTCGACGAGACCGCGGCGGCCACGCCGCCCGCTGTCGAGACCGCCACCGAGCCCGCGGTCGAGCAGCCCACCGGCGACGCCGCCGCGGCTGCCGAGCCAGCCGAGAAGCCGGCGGAGAAGCCGGCCAAGGCGCCGCGCAAGCGTGCCAGCCGGTCCCGTAAGGCCGCTCAGTCCGCCTCCGACCAGCTGTCCGTCGACGCCACCGCGTCCGGTCCCGATGCCGAGGTCGGCACCGCCACCTCAGCCGGCACGGACCCCGCCGCTGACGTGCCGGCCGAGCAGTCCGCTGCTTTCGCTCCGACCGGTGACGAGAGCGCGTTCGTCGAGGAGCGTGCGTCCGCGGGCGTGCTGTTCCAGCCGCCGTCGTTCGACGCCACCCCGCTGTTCGCCGCGCCCGATCCCGAAGCCGCGCAGCCGGTCAAACCCCGTCGCAGCCGCCGTACCGCGGTCGCCGAGGCCGAACCCGAGGTCGAGGAGAAGCAGCCGGACGAGGCCGAGTCGCCCGCCGCGGAATCCGACGAGCCCGACGACGACACCGACGGTGACGGCGATGGCGACGCCACCCGCCGCCGGCGTCGGCGCCGCGGCGGCCGCGGCCGGCGACGCAAGTCCGACGACGGCCCCGACAGCGGCGACGACGCCGAATCCGACTCCGACGAGAGCCAGGACAGCGACGACGACTCCGGTTCCGAGGACGCTCAGGACAGCGACGACGGCGACGAGTCCGGCACCCGCCGACGGCGTCGCCGGCGGCGCCGCCGCAGCGAGGACGGCGAGGACACCCGCCCGGACGACCCGCCGAACACCGTCGTGCGCGTGCGTGAGACCCGCGAGCTGGACGACGAGGTCACCTCGGTCAAGGGCTCGACCCGGCTGGAGGCGAAGAAGCAGCGCCGCCGCGAAGGCCGTGAGGCCGGCCGGCGCCGCCCGCCCATCCTGTCCGAGGCCGAGTTCCTGGCCCGCCGTGAGGCCGTCGACCGTGTGATGGCGGTCCGGCAGTCCGGCGACCTCACCCAGATCGCCGTCCTCGAGGACAGCGTCCTGGTGGAGCACTACGTGAGCCAGGCCTCGCAGCAGTCGCTCATCGGCAACGTCTACCTGGGCCGGGTGCAGAACGTGCTGCCGGCCATGGAGGCTGCGTTCATCGACATCGGCCGCGGCCGCAACGCCGTGCTCTACGCCGGAGAGGTCGACTGGACCGGCCCGGGCAGGAACGACGGCCCCAAGCGCATCGAGGACGTCCTCAAGTCCGGCCAACCGGTGCTGGTGCAGGTCACCAAGGACCCGATCGGCCACAAGGGTGCCCGGCTGACCAGCCAGGTGAGCCTTCCCGGTCGTTACGTCGTCTACGTGCCCGGCGGCTCCATGAACGGCATCAGCCGCAAGCTGCCCGACACCGAACGCACCCGGCTGAAGAAGATCCTCAAGCAGGTCGTCCCCGAGGACGCCGGTGTCATCGTCCGTACCGCCGCCGAGGGCGCATCGGAGGAGGAGCTGACCAACGACGTCGCACGGCTGAAGGCTGAGTGGGAGGCGCTGCAGAAGAAGTCCGCCGGCGGCAATGCCCCGCAGTTGCTGCACGGCGAGCCCGACCTCGCCATCAAGGTCGTCCGCGACCTGTTCAACGAGGACTTCACCAAGCTCGTGGTCTCCGGCGACCGCGTCTGGGACACCATCGACGAGTACGTCACCAGCGTGGCCGGCTCGCTGCGCGACCGCGTCGAGAAGTGGACCGGCCCCGACGACGTCTTCGCCGCCTACCGGATCGACGAGCAGATCGCCAAGGCCATGGACCGCAAGGTCTGGTTGCCCAGCGGCGGCTCGCTGGTCATCGACCGCACCGAGGCGATGACCGTGGTCGACGTCAACACCGGCAAGTTCACCGGCTCCGGGGGCAACCTCGAGGAGACGGTCACCAAGAACAACCTGGAGGCGGCCGAGGAGATCGTGCGTCAGCTGCGGCTGCGCGACATCGGCGGCATCATCGTCATCGACTTCATCGACATGGTGCTCGAGGCCAACCGTGACCTCGTGCTGCGCCGCCTGGTCGAGTGCCTGGGCCGTGACCGCACCAAGCACCAGGTGGCCGAGGTGACGTCGCTAGGGCTGGTGCAGATGACCCGTAAACGCATCGGCACCGGCCTGCTGGAGGCGTTCAGCGAGCCGTGCCCGCACTGCAAGGGCCGTGGCCTGCTCGTGCACACGCACCCGGTCGAGTCCGGGTCCGGCGGCGGGTCCAACGGTTCGTCCGGGTCCGACGACACCCGCGGCGGCCGCTCGGAGCGACGCGGACGCCGGCGCAAGAACGAGCAGCCGCCGGTGGAGAAGCCGGCCGAGCCGCTGACCCCGAAACTCGAGGCGCTGGCCAGCCCCGGCGAGGCGTCGCCGGCCGATCTGATGCCGGTGGCGGCCAACGGGACCTCGGACGAGGGCGACGAGCGGGCTGCCGCGACGCCACCTCCGCCTCCGCCTCCGCCGCAGCCGGCCGAGACGCTGGCCACCGGCCCCGGCGCGGTCGAAGCGGCCGCGACTGGGCAGGCGCCCGCCGGCCAGACTGCGGCAGGCCAGGGTGCGGCCGACGACGCACCGGCCTCGGAACGTCAGCCGGAGAAGAAGCCCCGCCGCAGGTCCAGCCGGCGATCCAGCGGGCCGGCGGCCGAGGCCGCACCGGCCGAACCGCTGACCCCGTCGGCGGGCGAGTCCGCGGCACCGGCCAGGAGCACGGAGAGTCCCGGCAGCGGGGCGGCCGAGATCGCCACCGACGGTGCCGGCGCCGCGACCACCGTCGGCACCGCGTCGGTGTCGTCGGGCGCTGCGAGCGAGCCGGTGTCGTCCGACAGCGAGCCGGCCCGGCCGCGTCGCACCCGGCGCCGCGCCCAGCGACCTGCTGGCAGCCCGGACGAGCCGGTCAGCGTCCCATGA
- the rplU gene encoding 50S ribosomal protein L21: protein MYAIVRSGGNQRKVSVGDVIDVDQLNNAEVGATITLPAVLLVDGETVTSDAKALAGVSVTAEIVGATKGPKIHILRYKNKTGYRRRQGHRQKYTQVKVTGIETK, encoded by the coding sequence GTGTACGCGATCGTCCGCAGCGGCGGCAACCAGAGGAAGGTCTCCGTCGGAGACGTCATCGACGTCGACCAGCTCAACAACGCCGAGGTCGGCGCCACCATCACGCTGCCGGCGGTCCTCCTCGTCGACGGTGAGACCGTGACGTCCGACGCCAAGGCGCTGGCCGGGGTGAGCGTGACGGCTGAGATCGTCGGCGCCACCAAGGGCCCGAAGATCCACATTCTTCGGTACAAGAACAAGACCGGGTACCGCCGGCGCCAGGGGCACCGGCAGAAGTACACCCAGGTCAAGGTCACCGGCATCGAGACGAAGTAG
- the rpmA gene encoding 50S ribosomal protein L27, producing MAHKKGASSSKNGRDSNAQRLGVKRFGGQLVNSGEIIVRQRGTHFHPGENVGRGKDDTLFATSAGSVEFGVKRGRKVVNIVVPAGE from the coding sequence ATGGCTCACAAGAAGGGCGCCTCGTCCAGCAAGAACGGGCGCGACTCCAACGCGCAGCGGCTCGGCGTGAAGCGCTTCGGCGGCCAGCTGGTCAACTCCGGCGAGATCATCGTCCGCCAGCGCGGGACCCACTTCCACCCGGGCGAGAACGTCGGCCGGGGCAAGGACGACACCCTGTTCGCCACCTCCGCCGGTTCGGTCGAGTTCGGCGTCAAGCGTGGCCGCAAGGTCGTCAACATCGTCGTGCCGGCGGGGGAGTGA
- the proB gene encoding glutamate 5-kinase: MEDVIIPNRRGEDDVADDGARTRSAVATAPRVVVKVGSSSLTTAHGGLDDGRVAALVDALAKARAAGREVVLVSSGAIAAGLAPLGLPRRPRDLARQQAAASVGQGLLMANYTAAFAAHGLRVGQVLLTVDDVTRRSHYRNAYRTLHQLLALGVVPIVNENDTVATHEIRFGDNDRLAALVAQLVHADLLVLLSDVDGLYDGNPHRPETSRISDVHDLADLAGVDVGSAGKSGLGSGGMVTKVEAATIATGSGADVVLAAAPQVSAVLDGDPVGTWFHRRASRRATRLLWLEHATDGRGSLTLDAGAVRAVVERGASLLPAGITAVDGTFTAGDPVDLLDEHGHAVARGLVNYDAAELPSLLGRSTKDLARELGPEYEREVVHRDDLVLLGRATTRRP; the protein is encoded by the coding sequence ATGGAGGACGTGATCATTCCCAACCGACGAGGGGAGGACGACGTGGCCGACGACGGTGCCCGAACGCGTTCGGCGGTGGCGACCGCTCCGCGCGTCGTCGTCAAGGTGGGGTCGTCCTCGCTCACGACGGCACACGGCGGCCTCGACGACGGCCGGGTCGCGGCTCTGGTGGACGCGCTGGCGAAGGCCCGGGCGGCCGGACGCGAGGTCGTGCTGGTGTCGTCCGGGGCGATCGCGGCGGGTCTGGCGCCGCTGGGATTGCCGCGCCGCCCGCGTGACCTGGCCCGTCAGCAGGCCGCCGCCAGTGTCGGCCAGGGCCTGTTGATGGCCAACTACACCGCCGCGTTCGCCGCGCACGGGCTGCGCGTGGGCCAGGTCCTGCTCACCGTCGACGACGTCACCCGCCGCTCGCACTACCGCAACGCCTACCGGACGCTGCACCAGCTGCTCGCGCTCGGCGTGGTCCCGATCGTGAACGAGAACGACACGGTCGCCACGCACGAGATCCGCTTCGGCGACAACGACCGGCTCGCGGCCCTCGTCGCCCAGTTGGTGCACGCGGACCTGCTGGTGCTGCTCTCCGACGTCGACGGGCTGTACGACGGCAATCCGCACCGGCCGGAGACCAGCCGTATCTCCGACGTCCACGACCTCGCCGATCTCGCCGGCGTCGATGTCGGCTCGGCCGGCAAGTCCGGTCTGGGCAGCGGCGGCATGGTGACCAAGGTCGAGGCGGCCACCATCGCCACCGGCTCCGGTGCCGACGTCGTGCTGGCCGCGGCGCCGCAGGTGTCGGCCGTCTTGGACGGCGACCCCGTCGGGACCTGGTTCCATCGCCGCGCGTCCCGCCGCGCCACCCGGCTGTTGTGGCTGGAGCACGCCACGGACGGCCGCGGCAGCCTCACCCTCGATGCCGGCGCGGTGCGCGCCGTCGTCGAGCGGGGCGCATCATTGTTGCCCGCCGGTATCACGGCCGTCGACGGTACGTTCACGGCCGGCGACCCCGTCGACCTGCTCGACGAGCACGGGCACGCGGTGGCGCGCGGGCTGGTGAACTACGACGCGGCCGAGCTGCCGAGTCTGCTGGGCCGCTCGACGAAGGACCTGGCTCGCGAGCTCGGCCCGGAATACGAGCGGGAGGTCGTGCACCGCGACGACCTCGTGCTGCTCGGACGGGCGACGACCCGCCGGCCCTGA